A single Antechinus flavipes isolate AdamAnt ecotype Samford, QLD, Australia chromosome 5, AdamAnt_v2, whole genome shotgun sequence DNA region contains:
- the PEX26 gene encoding peroxisome assembly protein 26, producing the protein MKNEASVPAALGLRGCVGPLRSSEPVGLEPPPSVLQSLLEEAADYLVVHRDFEACLETCQRGCEKLGSDWQAEEYEDSKDLKCFLCVVGIQALAEMDRWREVLSWLLQYYPHLEHLPPKILELCILLYSKVKEPQAILEVASSWLREPANRDLPEYGAIFELHLFRVLLPLHCWTAAEDMTALCAEEEQRQAASQAIATARQQQEESLEKTQEPQRENQGGTFCRKLLALWKLLRWLLESVVDHVLSLPLKKTFLIALILCLLMVRFDPACPSSLPFFYKLAHIFYRIRGTIFSPCYLSSYNS; encoded by the exons ATGAAAAACGAAGCGTCCGTGCCCGCGGCCCTGGGGCTCAGGGGTTGCGTGGGGCCGCTCCGAAGCAGCGAGCCCGTGGGTCTGGAGCCCCCGCCTTCCGTGCTCCAGAGCCTGCTGGAGGAGGCTGCTGACTACTTAGTGGTGCACCGGGACTTCGAGGCATGCCTGGAAACGTGCCAAAGGGGCTGCGAGAAACTGGGCTCTGACTGGCAGGCAGAGGAGTATGAGGACAG CAAGGACCTGAAGTGCTTCCTGTGTGTGGTGGGGATCCAGGCCCTAGCAGAGATGGATCGATGGCGAGAAGTTCTCTCTTGGCTTCTGCAGTATTATCCACACCTAGAACATCTGCCCCCCAAAATTCTGGAACTGTG CattcttttgtacagcaaagtaaaGGAGCCCCAGGCGATCCTGGAGGTGGCCAGCAGTTGGTTGAGAGAGCCAGCCAATCGAGACCTTCCAGAATAtggggccatatttgaactgCATCTTTTTCGGGTGCTGTTGCCCTTGCACTGTTGGACAGCTGCAGAGGACATGACTGCGCTCTGTGCCGAGGAGGAGCAGCGACAGGCCGCTTCTCAAGCCATAGCCACAGCAAGGCAGCAGCAAGAGGAGAGCCTCGAGAAAACCCAGGAACCACAAAGGGAGAACCAGGGAG gTACCTTCTGCAGAAAGCTGCTGGCTCTGTGGAAGTTGCTACGTTGGTTGCTAGAGTCTGTGGTGGACCATGTCCTTTCTCTGCCCTTAAAGAAGACCTTCCTGATTGCTTTGATCCTGTGCCTCTTGATGGTGAGATTTGATCCAG CTTGTCCTTCTTCACTGCCTTTCTTCTACAAGTTGGCTCACATCTTCTATCGCATTCGAGGGACCATATTTTCTCCATGCTACCTGTCGTCTTATAATTCGTGA